A single genomic interval of Methanooceanicella nereidis harbors:
- a CDS encoding class I SAM-dependent methyltransferase, with the protein MFLAGINEKIIDPCRIWELTGITKHLGGIGATKRLAELCDIKPGQRVLEIGCGTGYTSCMLAKKYQANIVAIDISSKLLCLAKKRAVRENVDDRVIFINADARTLPLKDCSFDVAIAESVLTLCDKEKVPSEIYRVLKENGHFGQNEALYLKPPSGDLSGIIDSFGIRILNESEWKEIFKNAGFTCQFSKVNEIDLLEDFKSIIKEYGIIKYFYAIVKSFLDPEIGRLFFNKRYLNISIKNLSSFGYGLFVYKKT; encoded by the coding sequence ATGTTTTTAGCCGGCATCAATGAAAAAATAATAGATCCTTGCAGGATATGGGAACTCACGGGCATCACCAAACATCTGGGCGGTATAGGCGCTACAAAACGCCTTGCGGAGCTATGTGATATTAAGCCGGGGCAGCGTGTGCTGGAGATAGGATGCGGCACAGGATATACGTCCTGCATGCTGGCAAAAAAATATCAGGCTAACATAGTCGCCATTGACATCAGCTCAAAGCTATTATGCCTTGCTAAAAAAAGGGCTGTTCGTGAGAACGTGGACGATAGAGTGATCTTTATTAATGCCGACGCCCGGACTTTGCCTCTGAAGGACTGCTCTTTCGACGTGGCTATAGCTGAATCGGTACTGACGCTCTGTGATAAAGAAAAAGTCCCGTCTGAGATATATCGTGTCTTGAAAGAGAACGGCCATTTTGGCCAGAATGAAGCGCTATACCTGAAACCTCCTTCCGGGGATCTTTCCGGCATAATTGATTCGTTCGGCATCCGTATCCTGAATGAGAGTGAGTGGAAAGAGATATTCAAAAACGCCGGATTTACATGCCAGTTTTCAAAAGTAAATGAGATCGACCTGCTGGAAGACTTTAAAAGTATCATCAAAGAATATGGTATCATAAAATATTTTTATGCAATTGTTAAAAGTTTTTTAGACCCCGAGATAGGGAGATTATTTTTCAATAAGAGATACCTGAACATCAGCATCAAGAATCTTTCTTCTTTTGGCTACGGGCTTTTTGTTTACAAAAAAACATAA
- a CDS encoding GAF domain-containing protein → MRYEFLKKEKKTGENDLEKKLRECEVSEKKYEAIIRNMVDGLCVTDLAGNIIFMNPAALRMHGFKSMEESRRALKDYRNLFDVNYPDGSPVPFEDWPSSRAMRGETFSNQVLRVSRHYSDAGFTGSYSGSPVLDEKGVMISSMVLIRDITAAVTPIEKKAKGLKKVVSKELHELARAISDTYPYMMGADVSMIILYDEDSKMFKLLSAAGTEESALKGLELKLYRDDRRKMFAQKVMETGKPIMIEETHNFPMSGTDREIINKLQIRSIAVLPMIFEDRFVGTLSFGYARFAHTFTEQDINTMSRLADEAATMVGNTRID, encoded by the coding sequence ATGAGGTATGAGTTTTTAAAAAAAGAAAAAAAGACCGGAGAAAATGACCTGGAGAAAAAATTACGGGAATGCGAGGTATCGGAGAAAAAATATGAAGCTATCATCCGGAACATGGTCGACGGCCTATGTGTGACTGACCTTGCAGGTAATATCATATTTATGAACCCGGCAGCATTAAGGATGCACGGCTTCAAGTCAATGGAAGAGTCGAGGCGGGCATTGAAAGACTACAGGAACCTTTTTGACGTGAATTATCCTGACGGCAGCCCCGTGCCTTTTGAAGACTGGCCCTCGTCCCGGGCAATGAGGGGAGAGACATTCTCCAATCAGGTGCTGCGCGTGAGCAGGCACTATTCGGACGCAGGGTTTACCGGCAGCTATAGCGGCTCTCCGGTGCTCGATGAAAAAGGCGTTATGATCTCGAGCATGGTGCTGATCCGGGACATTACGGCTGCCGTCACACCGATCGAGAAAAAAGCTAAAGGGCTGAAAAAGGTCGTATCAAAGGAACTTCATGAGCTTGCAAGGGCCATATCCGATACCTACCCATACATGATGGGCGCGGATGTCTCTATGATAATACTATACGACGAGGATTCTAAAATGTTTAAGCTGTTATCGGCAGCCGGCACAGAGGAATCCGCATTAAAAGGGCTTGAGCTAAAGCTCTACCGGGACGATAGGAGGAAAATGTTCGCGCAAAAGGTGATGGAGACTGGAAAGCCGATAATGATCGAAGAGACCCATAATTTCCCGATGTCTGGAACCGACAGGGAGATAATAAATAAATTACAGATCAGGTCGATAGCCGTATTGCCGATGATCTTCGAAGACCGGTTCGTCGGCACACTATCCTTTGGATACGCCCGGTTTGCTCATACATTTACCGAACAGGATATTAATACCATGTCCAGACTGGCTGACGAGGCTGCTACAATGGTCGGAAATACCAGGATTGACTAG
- a CDS encoding HXXEE domain-containing protein, producing the protein MHDRIPGPLKNDRTEIEDAAIRGVSSKEKILPGLKHVRDYLDGLSFRQVLWLIPVLFIIHDIEETPTIASYSQALSERLGFLNIQPFTNEQAIFAMVLLIAIVLALTYMFAGSPKNGIGMIILLSIQCLIFVNAITHILSAIYLMDYTSGLVTAIMINIPFSIYLFNRALKEGRIDGKRFACSFIIGSVMYLPSVVIGIKAGEIIASLV; encoded by the coding sequence ATGCATGATAGAATTCCCGGACCTTTAAAAAATGATCGGACTGAGATAGAAGATGCGGCGATAAGAGGCGTATCGTCTAAAGAAAAAATATTACCGGGCTTGAAACATGTCAGGGATTATCTGGACGGGCTGTCTTTCAGGCAGGTATTATGGCTGATACCGGTACTTTTCATAATTCACGATATTGAAGAGACACCCACTATTGCCTCATATTCTCAGGCCTTGAGTGAAAGGCTCGGCTTTTTAAACATTCAGCCATTCACGAATGAGCAGGCCATATTCGCCATGGTTTTACTGATCGCCATAGTGCTGGCCCTCACCTATATGTTTGCCGGTAGTCCGAAAAACGGCATAGGAATGATCATACTGTTATCCATTCAATGCCTGATTTTTGTAAACGCCATCACACACATATTGTCCGCGATATATTTGATGGATTATACTTCAGGACTTGTCACCGCGATCATGATAAACATACCGTTCTCGATATATCTTTTTAACAGAGCGCTGAAGGAAGGGCGGATCGATGGGAAAAGATTTGCATGTTCCTTTATCATTGGATCGGTCATGTACCTGCCATCGGTCGTTATCGGCATTAAGGCCGGAGAGATAATTGCTAGCCTGGTATGA
- a CDS encoding endonuclease/exonuclease/phosphatase family protein: protein MMRLISWNVMSGIGDRASSQVEAICGRAPDIIAFQDVTAGSAPKYRAELEHHGYFSIIDSFQFVKYRTRLMSRSIGEILASKWPLISYPEYFDVPWPEKVLSCFFIGPWGDILVHTAHIPPVKNSEWKKYQTLEGIYKGLAAESKYPRILCGDFNTPQEELSDGTIVTWGQKRKRDGEVVLEKYRGQRWDSAERNILEGLAKFDLHDVFRHVNGYDKNDFSFYEKLNGRRIGRRYDHVLASKSLNPLECRYLHDLRKAGLSEHSPIEAVFDPKMSK, encoded by the coding sequence ATGATGCGATTAATATCCTGGAACGTCATGAGCGGCATAGGCGACCGCGCATCCTCTCAGGTCGAGGCCATTTGCGGAAGGGCCCCGGATATCATCGCGTTTCAGGACGTCACCGCAGGATCGGCCCCAAAATACAGGGCAGAGCTTGAACACCACGGCTATTTTAGCATCATTGACAGCTTTCAGTTCGTAAAGTACCGCACGAGGCTTATGAGCAGAAGTATCGGCGAGATACTTGCCAGCAAATGGCCGCTTATCAGCTATCCGGAATATTTTGACGTTCCATGGCCAGAAAAGGTGCTATCGTGCTTTTTTATAGGGCCCTGGGGCGACATACTCGTACACACTGCGCATATTCCCCCGGTAAAAAACAGCGAATGGAAAAAGTACCAGACCCTTGAAGGCATCTATAAGGGGCTTGCCGCCGAGTCAAAGTATCCGAGGATATTGTGCGGCGACTTTAACACTCCGCAGGAAGAGCTGTCCGACGGTACCATCGTGACATGGGGACAGAAGCGGAAACGCGACGGCGAGGTCGTACTGGAAAAATATCGAGGCCAGAGATGGGATAGCGCCGAACGTAATATTCTGGAAGGCCTCGCGAAGTTTGACCTTCATGACGTCTTCCGACATGTGAACGGTTATGATAAAAATGATTTCAGCTTTTATGAAAAGCTGAACGGCAGGCGCATAGGCAGACGATATGACCATGTGCTGGCATCGAAGTCCTTGAACCCGCTGGAATGCAGGTACCTCCATGATCTGAGAAAAGCGGGCCTGAGCGAACATTCGCCTATAGAAGCAGTTTTCGACCCAAAAATGTCCAAATGA
- a CDS encoding Rieske (2Fe-2S) protein encodes MFVDVAKVNDIAPGGMKYVEVNGKEIVLCNYEGTIYAVERRCGHMNAPLEKGSLRGYILTCPMHSSQFDIKSGEALSGPIPFYYVAEELPENERNYRKWIESLMSHIKVYGLKTYAVRINGDSIQVDV; translated from the coding sequence ATGTTCGTGGATGTGGCAAAGGTAAATGACATCGCACCCGGCGGCATGAAATATGTCGAAGTGAACGGGAAAGAGATCGTATTGTGCAATTATGAAGGGACCATATACGCAGTCGAAAGACGATGCGGGCACATGAACGCGCCTCTCGAAAAAGGCTCTCTCAGGGGTTATATCCTGACATGCCCCATGCATAGTTCCCAGTTTGACATTAAGTCCGGCGAGGCGCTGAGCGGACCTATACCCTTTTATTATGTGGCGGAGGAGCTTCCCGAGAACGAGCGTAATTACCGGAAATGGATAGAGAGCCTGATGTCGCATATCAAGGTATATGGCTTAAAGACTTATGCGGTCAGGATAAATGGGGACAGTATCCAGGTCGACGTATGA
- a CDS encoding ferredoxin-thioredoxin reductase catalytic domain-containing protein, translating to MNVDSRKKALRYLFEKIIDPLGYKFSPDEELVDFLLEQEVKLEKKHGIPYCPCQGLKKSREYNMKIVCPCIPFHREHFDAMKRCWCGLYVHKDVTDPDRLRQIPLSELKRD from the coding sequence ATGAACGTCGACTCAAGAAAAAAGGCTCTCAGGTATCTTTTTGAAAAGATAATAGACCCTCTTGGATATAAATTCAGCCCGGACGAGGAGCTTGTAGATTTCTTACTCGAGCAGGAAGTAAAGCTGGAAAAAAAGCACGGAATACCGTACTGTCCCTGTCAGGGACTGAAAAAAAGCAGGGAGTACAATATGAAGATAGTCTGTCCATGCATTCCGTTCCACAGGGAACACTTTGACGCCATGAAGCGGTGCTGGTGCGGGCTATACGTGCATAAGGACGTTACCGACCCGGACAGGCTCAGGCAGATCCCGTTGAGCGAATTGAAGCGTGATTGA
- a CDS encoding glutaredoxin family protein — translation MMKKVFMYTLSTCPWCRKTKKFFSEHSIPFDFVDYDLAGEDEQERLDREMSELSSDANFPLVKINGDVVVGYDPEKYEELLGLKAGVRK, via the coding sequence ATGATGAAGAAAGTTTTCATGTATACGCTGAGCACCTGCCCGTGGTGCAGGAAAACAAAAAAATTTTTTAGCGAGCATAGCATCCCTTTCGATTTCGTCGATTATGACCTTGCCGGGGAGGACGAGCAGGAACGGCTTGACAGGGAAATGTCAGAGCTAAGCAGTGATGCGAACTTCCCTCTGGTAAAGATAAACGGGGATGTGGTCGTCGGTTACGACCCTGAGAAATATGAGGAACTGCTGGGATTAAAAGCGGGCGTAAGGAAATGA
- a CDS encoding Rieske (2Fe-2S) protein, which translates to MEEGGLAESSVEAVFPKGMPVLLIKKAGKVYAISNRCAHMGCTLAGGEIDGFTLICPCHNWKYDIRTGEFLSAKEIRVHTYPLKISEGKIFIRIDGGG; encoded by the coding sequence ATGGAAGAAGGCGGGCTGGCCGAGAGCAGCGTAGAAGCCGTATTTCCAAAAGGTATGCCTGTCCTTCTGATCAAAAAGGCCGGGAAAGTGTATGCGATATCAAATAGATGCGCTCATATGGGATGCACACTCGCCGGAGGGGAAATAGACGGCTTTACATTAATATGCCCCTGCCATAACTGGAAGTACGACATCAGGACCGGGGAATTCTTGAGTGCGAAGGAGATCAGGGTACATACCTATCCGCTAAAAATATCGGAAGGAAAAATATTCATCCGGATCGATGGAGGTGGATGA
- a CDS encoding carboxypeptidase-like regulatory domain-containing protein translates to MTKCYIHPEDDAAGTCSRCGKPVCSSCSIKFNDRLICRSCVKKAVATKKPTIDSVISKTSNISDLSDLHRIRFEPEIDTREKKFYRLVDRSLLIIGMVLLIIAITALLGYALLGFFSLQGINFMSTGTPTPLPPYLMDPNSIGSIMGTVYDSRGKEVPNANVTLWQDGKLISLPDNPQLSSDGRTLLIGKYYFEKVPFGRYTVRAEIKGYNSVTIVDLNSPLSSSNIVIEGYTYSNPFIL, encoded by the coding sequence TTGACCAAATGCTATATTCATCCTGAAGATGATGCAGCGGGCACCTGCTCAAGGTGCGGCAAACCTGTATGTTCATCATGTTCGATAAAATTCAACGATAGGCTCATATGCCGGTCATGTGTCAAAAAAGCGGTCGCGACCAAGAAACCGACCATAGACTCGGTAATAAGCAAGACAAGCAATATCAGTGACCTTAGCGACCTGCACAGGATACGCTTTGAACCAGAGATAGATACACGGGAAAAAAAGTTTTACCGCCTGGTAGATAGAAGCCTGCTGATCATAGGAATGGTGCTGCTGATCATCGCGATCACCGCTCTGTTAGGATATGCTTTACTCGGTTTCTTTTCACTTCAAGGCATTAACTTTATGTCTACCGGGACACCCACTCCTCTGCCGCCTTATCTTATGGACCCGAATAGCATCGGCTCTATCATGGGGACAGTTTACGATTCAAGGGGCAAGGAAGTCCCCAATGCGAACGTTACTCTGTGGCAGGATGGCAAATTGATCTCGCTGCCGGACAATCCTCAGCTATCCAGCGATGGCAGGACTTTACTTATCGGAAAATATTACTTTGAAAAAGTCCCGTTCGGGAGATATACGGTCAGGGCCGAGATCAAAGGATATAATAGCGTGACTATCGTCGACCTTAATTCTCCCCTGTCGTCAAGCAACATAGTGATCGAGGGATATACTTACTCGAACCCGTTCATCCTTTGA
- a CDS encoding sensor histidine kinase produces MFSSILVICGFFMLSDYNYVMFHMTVELIIVIVASMIFVITWYSRKFINNDYFLIIGIAFLFAGILDFIHLLTYKGMNILIGYGTNLPTQLWVAGRYLESLSFIFAAFMINRKLNGKTIFFGYSLITIFLLLSIFYWGIFPQCYIEGEGLTRFKIYSEYVIITLLGASMALLYANRKSFDDSMVKLMMLALFASIVGELFFTVYRGPYDIENFLGHIFRLISFGLIFNAIIVTALEKPYNIIFRDLKKSERDLKDAKAQAELYTDLMSHDINNVNQELIGYLELSLQSDKIGGEEREYVKRSLDSVKKSTLLIDNVNKIRKVKTSKHESIPVDLDAAVRDVISRYSHMQGNSVTINYTPVPGAMVMAGDLIMDAISNIVENSIKHNNGRVTIWIGVKKTKTSKKDCYEIAIEDDGRGIPDDTKDKIFNRSWRGETRAKGSGLGLYLVKTLVDSYNGKISVEDRIKGDHTKGVRFIIRLPAA; encoded by the coding sequence TTGTTCTCGAGCATACTGGTCATATGCGGATTTTTCATGTTAAGCGATTATAACTACGTAATGTTCCACATGACTGTAGAATTGATCATTGTGATCGTGGCATCAATGATCTTCGTGATCACCTGGTATTCTCGAAAATTCATCAACAACGATTATTTTTTGATCATAGGCATTGCGTTTTTATTTGCCGGCATACTGGATTTCATACATTTGCTTACATATAAGGGAATGAACATTCTGATCGGGTATGGCACGAACCTTCCTACACAGTTATGGGTCGCGGGAAGGTACCTTGAGAGCCTCTCGTTCATATTCGCGGCGTTCATGATCAATAGAAAGCTTAACGGCAAGACTATCTTTTTTGGCTATTCACTTATAACCATCTTCCTGCTATTAAGCATATTTTACTGGGGGATATTCCCGCAATGCTATATAGAAGGGGAAGGCCTGACGAGATTTAAGATATACAGCGAATATGTGATAATAACGTTACTTGGCGCTTCAATGGCCCTATTATATGCGAACAGGAAGAGCTTTGACGATAGCATGGTAAAGCTCATGATGCTTGCGCTATTTGCGAGCATTGTAGGAGAGCTGTTTTTTACTGTATATAGAGGGCCATACGATATTGAGAATTTTTTGGGACATATTTTTAGGCTTATATCGTTTGGGCTTATCTTCAACGCTATCATCGTGACAGCTCTCGAAAAACCGTACAATATCATATTCAGGGACCTAAAAAAGAGCGAACGGGACTTAAAGGATGCGAAGGCTCAGGCCGAGCTATATACTGACCTGATGTCGCATGATATCAATAACGTTAACCAGGAGCTCATCGGATACCTGGAATTGTCGCTTCAATCAGATAAGATCGGAGGAGAGGAGAGAGAATATGTCAAAAGGTCGCTTGATTCCGTTAAAAAAAGCACGTTGCTCATAGATAACGTAAATAAGATAAGGAAGGTTAAAACAAGCAAGCATGAGAGCATCCCTGTGGATTTGGACGCTGCTGTTCGCGATGTCATATCAAGGTACTCGCACATGCAGGGGAATAGTGTCACTATAAATTATACGCCTGTTCCGGGAGCGATGGTAATGGCAGGCGATCTGATCATGGATGCCATATCCAACATTGTGGAAAACTCGATAAAGCATAATAACGGCCGCGTGACAATATGGATAGGCGTCAAAAAGACTAAAACGTCAAAAAAGGATTGTTATGAGATCGCCATCGAGGATGACGGCCGCGGGATACCCGATGATACGAAAGACAAGATTTTTAACAGGTCATGGAGAGGGGAGACCCGTGCGAAAGGCAGCGGGCTCGGATTATATCTGGTAAAAACGCTCGTCGATAGCTATAACGGAAAAATATCGGTGGAGGATAGGATCAAAGGAGACCATACGAAAGGGGTCAGGTTCATAATAAGATTACCAGCGGCTTAG